In the genome of Thermoproteus tenax Kra 1, the window GGCCCAGCCGATCGGCCTCAATTATTGCCAACAGCTCGCCCGACGCTACGTCGAACAGCAACACAACGAAACGGGACCCGCCTCGCGTGCTCAAGTATGTCTTAAGGCCTGCCACATTGTAGCTGCCGAGGACAATGCCTTGAAGCGTGTGCAACACGGCCCCCTTAGTTATAGCCCTCCGTCTGGGGAGGTTTACAGCCTGGCCCTCAGCCATAAGGCGGAATGCGTCCTCGACGGCGTTTATAGCGTCCCTGAAACTCAAAAGCTCGTTCACATCCCGCTCTGAGATCAGAAGAGCCATGAAAAAGGTTGTAGTTAATTATTTAGAGGTGCCGTACCAGGGCGCCCAGGTTCTCCACGCGGCCGTGTGGATAAATATGGCCTCTACGCCTATGAGCAACGCGATTATGCCAGCAACTACCAATAGAAACATAAGGAGGTACGCCATGCTTTTGCCCACGCTCTTCAGAGTCAGCGCTGGGCTTAAGACGCCCGCCAGACCTATTGAAAAGAACATCAAGCCTGCAAGCGCTGGCTCGTTCGTCAGCCCATAGACCCATATATCTACTCCATAGATGAGCGGGATTAAGGAGAGCGCCGCTATGCCAACGAGCGCCCCCCTCAGGCGGAGTTGTTCGCCCTCCCCCTGAGCTTCAGCCGTATACGTCAAATTGAAGAGGCCCAATATGATGAGCGCTACGCCGAAGATGGGCCACGCATCTGAGAAGATGAGATTATACGAACTCGGGAAAGGCCATGTGGCAAGAGCCCACAAGCCGCTCGATAGTGCGTATATGCCCACTGCTAAATAGAAATAGCCAATAGATCTATTGAGAGAGGCCTTGCCGCTGCTCGGCGTTTTGGAGACTAGATTAACGTAAATCCAGTAGGCTGCGAGCAACGACGTAGTTCCTAATAGATCTAGCCACGAGTCAAGGGGGTCTATAAACAGAGGCATATATCGATATATCGCCAACAATGAAATATCTTATTACATCGAAAAGAGAAATAGCGAAATATTATAAATTTTAATATAATTATCATATTTTATTTTTTAAGCTTATAAAGTAATATTTTACATTATTTATGATTTTCTCAATAGACTGTATGCCTTATAGCCCGACTTGCGCAGACGCTCCGCCACGTCCGCGCTCAACCCGCCGGTATAACAGTAGAAGACGTAAACGTTATCCCTTCCCATCTTCTCCACGAAGTCGAAGACCTTGTCTACGTCTACTCTCACTGCGCCGGGCAGATGCCACTTGGCGTAGGACTCCTCATCGCGCAGATCCACTATGACGGCGCCCGGCGGAGGCTGGTCTATGACCACCGAGTGGGCCTCTGAAGACAACGATGTAGCTACCTCCCTCAGCTCGGTCTTTTTGTAGACCTTCGCCTCCGTAGCAGTTGCCTGTATTATGTCCCACAGAGCGAGGTCTATCGCCTCAATTTCGGCGGTTGAGGCCCAGCGTCTGGGCTCCCTTGAGAATATCGCGCAGTACTCAGGCACTTGCGTCGAGAGTTCGTAAGTCCCTATCCTCTTGGCCGCCTCGACAATCTCCTCCTTGTCCAGGCCTATAAGCGGCCTCAAGACGGGCATGTCTATATCTTTCTCCACCGCGGAGAGAGCTTGGAGAGTCTGCGAGGAGACTTGGCCCAGGGACTCGCCCGTCACTATAGCTTGAGCCTTGGCCCTCCTCGCGATAACCTCTGCCAACCTGTACAAGGCTCTCTTGAACGCTATAGACCACAGATGGCTGTCGATGTTTCTCCTTATCGAGTCGGCTATCTTAGCGCAGTCAGCCACGTACACCCTCGCGTTGTAGCCGTACGACCACTCGAGGAGCCTCTCGATCACCTTAAGTGTCGCCGAGAGAGCGAGCGAGCCTCCCAGGTTGCAGTGTAGAATGTCGGCGTAGGCCCCCCGCCTCATTATATACCAAGCCGCGACCGGCGAGTCGATGCCGCCGGACACTAGGGCGAGTACCTTGCCCTCGGAGCCCAGGGGGAGCCCGCCGGGGCCGCGATACTCTTTATCGAATGCGTACGCCCTATTTGCCCTAACTTCTATATAGAGCTCCACATCGGGGCGCTCTAGATCTACTTTGCCGCCGGCTTCCGCCAAGAGGGCCCCCACCCTGGCGGCTACATCTCGCGAAGTGAAGTTGTGGACTCCTACTCTGTGAGCTCTCACGGCGAACTTCCTCCCGGCTACCTCCTTGGCCCACAGTCCAGCGGCCCATCTGGCCAACTCCTCTAGGCTGTCGAACGTAGTCTCATGGGCAGGGCTTGCCGACACGACTCCAAACACGCGGGCGGCCCTCGCGGCTACACACTCGTCGTTCTCGCTATAGATAAATATACGGCCGGGCTCCCTCCTCATCGTGGACGTCCCGCATTCGGACGTCGCCTCTCTAATGGCTCTGATAAGTAGCTCTTCCATCTCCCTCCTAGTAGATCCTCTCTTGATCGCCAATTCGCCGTAACGCACAATTACTACCACGATGAAGTCTCCGACCAAAAATATTAAATCGCTTATTAGACCGGGCATGAGGAGGCTCCTTCTGATAATAGCCGCGGTCGCCGTCCTTGCTGCGCTGCTCCTCGCTCTGTGGAGCCAACAGCACAGGCCCGTAGGGCGCGTCGCCACGATCCTTGTTGCCTCCCCAGCCTTTGCGAACGGCTCGTTTATACCTGCCAACTACACTTGCGATGGAGCCGACGTCTCTCCA includes:
- a CDS encoding DUF981 family protein, with the protein product MPLFIDPLDSWLDLLGTTSLLAAYWIYVNLVSKTPSSGKASLNRSIGYFYLAVGIYALSSGLWALATWPFPSSYNLIFSDAWPIFGVALIILGLFNLTYTAEAQGEGEQLRLRGALVGIAALSLIPLIYGVDIWVYGLTNEPALAGLMFFSIGLAGVLSPALTLKSVGKSMAYLLMFLLVVAGIIALLIGVEAIFIHTAAWRTWAPWYGTSK
- the thiI gene encoding tRNA uracil 4-sulfurtransferase ThiI, whose product is MPGLISDLIFLVGDFIVVVIVRYGELAIKRGSTRREMEELLIRAIREATSECGTSTMRREPGRIFIYSENDECVAARAARVFGVVSASPAHETTFDSLEELARWAAGLWAKEVAGRKFAVRAHRVGVHNFTSRDVAARVGALLAEAGGKVDLERPDVELYIEVRANRAYAFDKEYRGPGGLPLGSEGKVLALVSGGIDSPVAAWYIMRRGAYADILHCNLGGSLALSATLKVIERLLEWSYGYNARVYVADCAKIADSIRRNIDSHLWSIAFKRALYRLAEVIARRAKAQAIVTGESLGQVSSQTLQALSAVEKDIDMPVLRPLIGLDKEEIVEAAKRIGTYELSTQVPEYCAIFSREPRRWASTAEIEAIDLALWDIIQATATEAKVYKKTELREVATSLSSEAHSVVIDQPPPGAVIVDLRDEESYAKWHLPGAVRVDVDKVFDFVEKMGRDNVYVFYCYTGGLSADVAERLRKSGYKAYSLLRKS